In Musa acuminata AAA Group cultivar baxijiao chromosome BXJ2-8, Cavendish_Baxijiao_AAA, whole genome shotgun sequence, one genomic interval encodes:
- the LOC103993851 gene encoding probable NAD(P)H dehydrogenase (quinone) FQR1-like 2, whose amino-acid sequence MGKGGGCVPSKKRQPAAALDGSATAEKNAPIPAEEKIEASAEVVEPASPSSVESKLKIFIVFYSMYGHVESLAKRMKKGVDDIEGVEGVLYRVAETLPPDVLDKMHAPPKDTAIPLISAAEMVEADGILFGFPTRYGCMAAQMKAFFDSTGQLWREQKLSGKPAGFFVSTGSQGGGQETTAWTAITQLTHHGMLFVPIGYTFGAGMFEMDEIRGGSPYGAGVFAGDGTRQASEAELALAEYQGKYMASVVKKLVQT is encoded by the exons ATGGGGAAGGGAGGAGGTTGCGTGCCGAGCAAGAAGCGGCAGCCAGCTGCTGCCTTGGATGGTTCCGCCACCGCCGAGAAGAATGCTCCTATTCCCGCGGAGGAGAAGATTGAAGCCAGCGCAGAGGTCGTCGAACCCGCTTCACCATCGTCGGTCGAGTCCAAGCTCAAGATCTTCATCGTATTCTACTCCATGTACGGCCACGTTGAGTCTCTTGCCAAGCGGATGAAGAAGGGTGTGGATGACATTGAAGGTGTAGAGGGTGTCCTGTATCGTGTTGCAGAGACCCTCCCACCGGATGTCTTGGACAAGATGCATGCTCCGCCCAAGGATACGGCGATCCCGTTGATATCGGCTGCAGAGATGGTTGAGGCGGACGGGATACTGTTTGGTTTTCCGACTAGGTATGGGTGCATGGCTGCTCAGATGAAGGCCTTCTTTGATTCTACTGGACAGCTATGGAGGGAGCAGAAGCTTTCCGGCAAGCCAGCCGGGTTCTTCGTGAGTACCGGTAGCCAAGGGGGAGGGCAGGAGACCACTGC TTGGACTGCGATAACCCAATTGACCCACCATGGCATGCTCTTCGTTCCCATCGGATACACCTTTGGAGCTGGTATGTTCGAGATGGATGAAATCAGAGGTGGTTCTCCATACGGTGCTGGCGTCTTTGCCGGAGATGGCACAAGGCAAGCTAGTGAGGCAGAGCTTGCCCTAGCAGAGTACCAGGGCAAATATATGGCTTCTGTAGTCAAGAAGCTGGTGCAAACTTGA